The Coprobacter tertius genome includes a region encoding these proteins:
- a CDS encoding DUF4249 domain-containing protein, which translates to MKRKIIILSAFIISLSFYSCEINLGDYLEGINEPPKLVLISFIEPGKNIKAELSSSYPAPNILKDDNVAGAIVNVYVNDVYSGTAEKIDTGDPIFVSDIHVNYGDRIKLTAEAPGYTPVTGISRIPAEIPVIKIDTITYYKASEERLQFKIHIPDNGDGTKYYRIILKGEVALAGYTNYTETYPIDEDFSKEPVFDENRHFNEINENDKDGVDSNKYSIFSNRSFIGKGYTVTVNCKKVYPFTDVNGDRWLPRITAMVMQLTPEAYLYLQSMNANSENSDDLVEPVQIYSNIENGIGIIGGYVSRSTTFKISPL; encoded by the coding sequence ATGAAAAGAAAAATAATCATACTATCTGCATTCATTATTTCCCTATCTTTCTACTCTTGTGAGATCAATCTGGGAGATTATTTGGAAGGAATTAACGAACCCCCAAAACTGGTACTTATTTCTTTTATCGAACCCGGCAAAAACATCAAAGCTGAACTTAGCTCCAGTTATCCAGCACCGAATATATTAAAAGACGACAATGTAGCGGGAGCTATCGTAAACGTATATGTAAATGATGTATACTCTGGAACGGCAGAAAAGATCGATACGGGAGATCCTATTTTCGTATCCGACATTCATGTAAATTACGGAGATAGGATAAAACTGACCGCTGAAGCCCCCGGATACACTCCGGTTACAGGGATAAGCCGAATTCCCGCCGAAATACCCGTCATAAAAATAGATACGATAACTTATTATAAAGCCTCTGAAGAAAGACTGCAGTTTAAGATACATATCCCCGATAACGGAGACGGCACAAAATATTATCGGATTATTCTAAAAGGAGAAGTCGCCCTCGCCGGTTATACCAACTATACTGAAACTTACCCCATCGACGAAGATTTCTCAAAAGAGCCCGTTTTTGATGAGAATCGGCATTTCAATGAAATAAACGAAAACGATAAAGACGGCGTAGATAGCAATAAATACTCTATATTTTCTAACCGTTCTTTTATAGGGAAAGGTTATACCGTCACTGTAAACTGTAAAAAAGTATATCCGTTTACCGATGTGAACGGCGATAGATGGCTTCCTCGTATTACGGCAATGGTGATGCAACTTACTCCCGAAGCTTATCTATATCTACAAAGCATGAACGCTAATTCGGAAAATTCAGATGATTTGGTAGAACCGGTACAAATATATTCTAATATAGAAAACGGGATTGGAATTATCGGAGGATATGTAAGTCGCAGTACTACATTTAAAATATCGCCTCTATAA
- a CDS encoding TonB-dependent receptor: MKPIHLCIWILLYPFLLTAQNPSKDTKDVTLHFDHTGIGLILQEIEKQTHYRFSYESTLIDKHELRSIHVVNAKLTETLQKLFEKDRISFSFSGNYIILKKEKTVRHYVISGTISDINSKEILINASLYSPSAHNGTSSNNYGFYSIVLPEGKNEIICSYIGYATVRKTVEIYKDTTLSWQLQPNAQLKEVVVTDKKITDLIFSAQPGKLTLSPALVNKLPAMGGETDLLKTLQLLPGVNGGTEGTAGLLVRGGNIDENLYLIDGTPIYNPNHMMGFFSTFNADAIKNVDFYKGSFPARYGERLSSVTDIRLKDGNSQEYHGNVSVGLISAKANIEGPIVKDKTFFILSARRTYLDLITTPAQWIMNRKKEEKNISGYNFTDINAKITHKLNERNRLQLSLYWNYDILSIKTTNNSSNNFYYDNTVQNTTTDVTNLYKIKYKDHSVMKWGNLVATLNWNNQISNRIYNNTSISYNRYNSLTTYDNQDYFEYNGSVERDAKTNSRFQSGISDWSLKSDFNYYLNYRNRIHFGANYTLHTFKPEVSRTRTASSENNGNKPNETHGDVNQIIGHETSLYAEDEIDLTRKLIFNPGLHFSWFRVQGKNYTSLQPRLSARYLINNKISLKASYAEMKQYIHLLSYSYINMPNDLWVPVTRKIRPMTSRQVSGGIYYRPFKGWEFSVEGYYKVMHNLIEYTNGASFFSKFSNWENKVAMGNGKAYGAEFMLQKTLGKTTGWIGYTLSWSNRQFPGGEINYGQVYPDRYDCRHAINIVMMHKFSERFDISASWVFHSGSRLTVPTEYFSTSGVLPGEIVNTHQSNIPYISSRNNYQLPNYHRLDLSCNFHKKKKRGIATWSIYIYNAYNKLNPVYVNVEAQKNTDVIKPIIKGTCIFPIIPGFSYTFTF, translated from the coding sequence ATGAAACCAATTCATCTCTGTATATGGATCTTACTCTATCCTTTTTTATTAACAGCCCAAAATCCCTCAAAAGATACAAAGGATGTAACATTACATTTCGACCATACCGGAATCGGGCTTATTTTGCAAGAAATAGAAAAACAAACTCATTACAGATTTTCTTATGAATCGACCCTTATCGATAAGCATGAATTAAGAAGCATACATGTAGTTAATGCCAAGCTAACAGAAACGTTACAAAAATTATTCGAAAAAGATCGAATATCATTTTCTTTTTCAGGAAACTATATTATATTAAAAAAAGAAAAAACAGTACGGCATTATGTAATAAGCGGTACCATTTCAGATATAAACTCCAAAGAAATACTGATAAATGCCTCGCTTTATTCTCCTTCGGCCCACAACGGAACGTCTTCTAACAATTATGGTTTTTATAGCATAGTATTGCCCGAAGGGAAAAACGAAATCATTTGCTCGTATATAGGCTATGCCACCGTTCGTAAAACAGTCGAAATATATAAAGATACTACTCTATCATGGCAGTTGCAACCTAATGCACAGCTAAAAGAGGTTGTTGTTACCGATAAAAAAATTACCGATCTAATATTTTCTGCACAGCCCGGCAAACTTACTCTTTCTCCTGCTCTTGTAAATAAACTACCTGCTATGGGTGGAGAAACCGATCTGCTAAAAACGCTGCAGTTACTGCCGGGTGTAAACGGAGGGACAGAAGGAACAGCCGGATTATTGGTAAGGGGAGGAAATATAGACGAGAACCTGTATCTTATCGACGGAACCCCTATCTATAATCCCAACCACATGATGGGATTCTTTTCTACGTTTAATGCCGATGCTATTAAAAACGTGGATTTTTATAAGGGAAGCTTCCCGGCCAGATACGGCGAAAGATTATCGTCGGTAACAGATATACGCCTGAAAGATGGGAACAGCCAAGAATACCACGGAAACGTAAGTGTAGGACTTATTTCAGCAAAAGCCAATATCGAAGGCCCCATCGTAAAAGATAAAACTTTTTTTATTCTCTCTGCGCGTCGTACTTATCTCGACCTGATCACAACACCAGCACAGTGGATCATGAACCGGAAAAAAGAAGAAAAAAATATTTCGGGATATAATTTTACAGATATAAATGCTAAAATCACACACAAACTCAACGAACGAAACCGATTACAACTCAGCCTTTACTGGAATTACGATATTTTATCGATAAAAACGACAAATAACTCATCAAATAATTTCTATTATGACAACACCGTTCAAAATACGACAACGGATGTAACAAATTTGTATAAAATAAAATATAAAGACCATTCGGTCATGAAATGGGGAAATTTAGTTGCCACATTAAATTGGAATAACCAAATAAGCAATCGTATTTATAATAATACCTCTATTTCTTATAATCGCTACAACTCTCTTACAACTTATGATAATCAGGACTATTTTGAATATAACGGTTCTGTCGAACGGGATGCGAAGACTAATAGCCGTTTCCAGTCGGGAATCAGCGACTGGTCTCTAAAAAGCGATTTTAATTACTACCTGAATTACCGCAACCGGATACATTTCGGAGCGAATTACACACTACATACCTTTAAGCCCGAGGTTAGTCGTACCCGTACGGCATCTTCTGAAAATAATGGGAATAAACCCAATGAAACCCACGGAGATGTAAATCAGATCATCGGTCATGAAACGTCTTTATATGCAGAAGACGAAATAGACCTTACCCGAAAACTGATATTCAATCCCGGGCTTCATTTTTCCTGGTTCAGAGTACAAGGTAAAAATTATACTTCTTTGCAACCTCGTCTTTCCGCCCGATATCTGATCAATAACAAAATATCGCTTAAGGCTTCTTACGCCGAGATGAAACAATATATCCATTTATTATCCTATTCATACATTAATATGCCCAATGACCTTTGGGTTCCTGTAACCCGAAAAATCCGTCCGATGACATCGAGACAAGTCTCAGGTGGCATATATTATCGACCTTTCAAAGGATGGGAATTTTCGGTAGAAGGGTATTATAAAGTAATGCATAATTTGATAGAATATACTAACGGAGCTTCATTTTTTTCAAAATTTTCGAATTGGGAAAACAAAGTAGCCATGGGAAACGGAAAAGCGTATGGAGCAGAATTTATGCTTCAGAAAACCCTTGGAAAAACCACCGGCTGGATCGGTTATACTCTTTCATGGAGCAACAGACAGTTTCCCGGAGGAGAAATAAATTACGGGCAGGTATACCCCGATCGCTATGACTGTCGTCATGCCATAAATATCGTAATGATGCACAAATTCAGCGAGCGATTCGATATCAGCGCATCGTGGGTTTTCCACTCCGGTTCACGTCTGACTGTTCCCACCGAGTACTTTTCGACTTCAGGAGTTTTACCCGGAGAAATCGTCAATACACATCAATCGAATATTCCTTACATCAGCAGCCGCAATAATTATCAGTTACCCAATTACCACCGGCTCGATCTGAGTTGTAATTTCCACAAAAAGAAAAAAAGAGGAATAGCAACCTGGAGTATCTATATTTACAATGCATATAATAAACTCAATCCGGTTTACGTAAACGTAGAAGCGCAAAAAAATACCGATGTAATAAAACCCATTATAAAAGGTACTTGTATTTTCCCGATAATACCAGGATTCTCCTATACTTTCACCTTTTAA
- a CDS encoding FecR family protein codes for MKNSLLAKYLFNETSTAEREKVEKWLAEKQENKNILEQLRQNIDLASRYYRYGAFDPSAAYRKMKKQLPVRPHKFNRTFLRYAAIFLFILMGGFCYYSFSGKIFSQNITITCISDKEQVLLPDNSVIVLARDAQLSYPKNFTGRTRKVTLYGKAFFSVTKNKSKPFIINTPFIDIKVLGTQFQVIATDTINEVYVTSGKVKVTSVNHNKNTLLTSNMVTRYLPKSGVFDTRTIETLNNRLSWETGIFHFEGTPLYKAIKEINAHYHSDISIKPADRGKELTATFENLSLQEITEIIENTFDIQLIKTE; via the coding sequence ATGAAAAATTCTTTACTCGCTAAATATCTGTTTAACGAAACCTCCACGGCCGAACGGGAGAAAGTGGAAAAATGGCTTGCCGAAAAACAAGAAAACAAAAATATACTCGAACAATTACGACAGAATATAGACCTTGCTTCCCGATACTATCGGTACGGAGCATTCGATCCTTCGGCAGCTTACCGTAAAATGAAAAAACAACTCCCGGTAAGACCTCATAAATTTAACCGCACATTCTTACGTTATGCGGCAATTTTCTTGTTTATATTAATGGGAGGATTCTGTTATTATTCATTTTCAGGGAAAATCTTTTCTCAAAACATAACGATTACATGCATTTCGGATAAAGAACAAGTATTATTACCCGATAATTCGGTCATCGTGTTGGCTCGGGACGCACAACTCTCTTATCCTAAAAATTTCACCGGAAGAACCAGAAAAGTTACGCTATATGGAAAAGCGTTCTTTTCTGTCACTAAAAATAAGTCTAAACCTTTTATCATAAACACGCCTTTCATCGACATTAAAGTACTGGGAACCCAATTCCAGGTAATAGCGACTGACACAATAAACGAAGTATATGTAACGTCGGGGAAAGTAAAAGTAACATCGGTAAACCATAATAAAAATACGTTACTCACCTCAAATATGGTTACTCGTTACCTGCCGAAATCGGGAGTTTTCGATACCCGCACTATCGAAACCCTCAATAACCGGCTAAGTTGGGAAACCGGGATTTTCCATTTCGAAGGAACCCCTTTGTATAAAGCCATAAAGGAAATAAATGCACATTATCATTCCGATATTTCGATAAAACCGGCCGATAGAGGCAAAGAACTAACGGCAACCTTCGAGAACCTGTCTCTTCAAGAAATAACCGAAATCATAGAAAATACATTCGACATACAATTAATAAAAACAGAATAG
- a CDS encoding RNA polymerase sigma-70 factor, translated as MSAETGIRQFELAFNTYYRTLCLYTLLITGSYEEAEDIVQQTFTDIWERFSNENLHISFLKPYLFKAVHNRAINHLRFRYETETLDENFHDLPEDDTERIAEAEKENRLWKWIDDLPQERRKIFLMAKQDGLKYTEIAERLHISVKTVENQMGKALKTLREKAVKIYLFFFG; from the coding sequence ATGTCTGCAGAAACGGGGATAAGACAATTCGAATTAGCTTTTAATACCTATTACAGGACTCTTTGCCTTTATACATTACTTATTACCGGCTCTTACGAAGAAGCTGAAGACATCGTACAACAAACGTTTACCGATATCTGGGAACGGTTTTCAAACGAAAACTTACATATCTCATTTTTAAAGCCCTACCTTTTTAAAGCCGTACACAATCGTGCTATCAACCACCTACGTTTCCGTTATGAGACAGAAACCCTCGATGAAAACTTTCACGACCTGCCAGAAGATGATACGGAAAGAATAGCTGAAGCAGAAAAAGAAAATCGACTTTGGAAATGGATAGACGATTTGCCACAAGAAAGACGTAAAATTTTTCTTATGGCTAAACAAGACGGATTGAAATATACCGAAATTGCCGAACGGTTGCACATATCTGTTAAAACGGTTGAAAACCAAATGGGTAAGGCATTAAAAACGCTACGAGAAAAAGCTGTAAAAATATATTTATTCTTTTTCGGCTAA
- a CDS encoding DUF6582 domain-containing protein, with translation MKESSSDKLNTEERRELPNSDFGLPAQRAFPMPDAAHVRAAEAYFRYAPDNDKPELARNILKKANEFGVKVSSPTVLEWAAK, from the coding sequence ATGAAAGAATCTTCTTCAGATAAACTAAACACCGAAGAAAGACGGGAATTACCTAATTCGGATTTCGGTCTTCCCGCACAACGCGCTTTCCCCATGCCCGACGCCGCTCATGTAAGGGCCGCTGAAGCCTATTTCAGATATGCCCCCGATAATGACAAACCGGAACTTGCCCGGAATATATTGAAAAAAGCAAACGAGTTCGGCGTAAAGGTCAGTAGCCCGACTGTTCTCGAATGGGCGGCTAAATAG
- a CDS encoding thioredoxin family protein — translation MLEHLSEERFKEHIANYTDKKEWLYRGINPAVIVFHDSVQLFEKGLRDVYDPLSKEFPDVNFYQVLTNRNPEIAKAYDIRTSPTTMFIPLTGKPVFIKGFLTPEQAREKVETLVKGKKVH, via the coding sequence ATGTTAGAACATCTTTCTGAAGAACGCTTTAAAGAGCATATCGCAAATTATACCGATAAAAAAGAATGGCTATATCGAGGTATAAACCCGGCCGTTATCGTATTTCATGACTCGGTACAGCTTTTCGAAAAAGGCTTACGGGACGTATATGATCCCTTATCGAAAGAGTTTCCCGATGTCAATTTTTATCAAGTACTCACAAATCGTAACCCGGAGATTGCTAAAGCATATGACATTCGTACCTCTCCCACGACCATGTTTATACCATTAACAGGAAAACCGGTATTTATAAAAGGCTTCCTAACCCCCGAGCAAGCCCGGGAAAAAGTAGAAACTTTAGTGAAAGGTAAAAAAGTACATTAA
- a CDS encoding VIT1/CCC1 transporter family protein gives MDNANRKKLLKFQQNEITEYRVYSTLASIEKDENNRKVLLSIANEEIKHYHILKKYTGVTPKPNRWRIFKYYWLARILGITFAIKRMESSEQNAHNNYAGYTGYADLTELAEAEEKHEKELISLIQEERLEYMGSVVLGLNDALVEFTGALAGFTLALNDSKLIALTGGITGIAAALSMASSEYLSTKSEAGKNKRPIKAAIYTGIAYIITVAALIAPFIFIGNVLAALGTMLCIALFIIALFNYYYAVARSESFRKRFGEMAILSFSVAAVSFVIGFALKKFTGIDI, from the coding sequence ATGGATAACGCTAACCGGAAAAAACTCCTGAAATTTCAACAAAATGAAATAACGGAATATAGAGTATATTCGACACTGGCTTCGATAGAGAAAGACGAAAATAATCGAAAAGTATTGTTATCGATTGCCAACGAAGAAATAAAGCATTACCATATTCTAAAAAAATATACTGGTGTCACTCCCAAACCCAATCGCTGGAGAATATTTAAATATTACTGGCTGGCTCGCATATTGGGAATAACATTTGCCATTAAGCGAATGGAATCGAGCGAACAAAACGCTCATAATAATTATGCGGGATATACAGGATATGCCGACTTGACAGAGCTGGCCGAAGCAGAAGAAAAACATGAAAAAGAACTTATATCGTTGATTCAAGAAGAACGCCTCGAATATATGGGTTCGGTTGTTTTAGGACTGAACGACGCATTGGTTGAATTCACGGGGGCTTTGGCCGGATTTACCCTTGCCTTGAACGACTCTAAACTTATTGCTCTTACCGGCGGTATTACAGGAATAGCCGCTGCCTTATCGATGGCATCCTCAGAATACCTCTCGACCAAATCAGAAGCGGGGAAAAATAAACGTCCCATAAAAGCCGCAATATACACAGGCATTGCCTACATTATCACGGTAGCCGCATTAATAGCACCTTTCATTTTTATAGGGAACGTATTGGCTGCTTTAGGCACTATGTTATGTATCGCACTTTTTATCATCGCACTTTTTAATTATTATTATGCCGTAGCACGAAGCGAAAGTTTTAGAAAAAGATTCGGAGAAATGGCTATTTTAAGTTTTAGTGTGGCAGCTGTCAGTTTTGTAATCGGTTTTGCGCTGAAAAAATTTACAGGAATCGATATTTGA